A single region of the Pseudomonas granadensis genome encodes:
- a CDS encoding DHA2 family efflux MFS transporter permease subunit: MSNNASFTPPSLLLSTIGLSLATFMQVLDTTIANVALPTISGNLGVSSEQGTWVITSFAVSNAIALPLTGWLSRRFGEVKLFLWATMLFVLASFLCGISTSMPELIGFRVLQGLVAGPLYPMTQTLLIAVYPPAKRGMALALLAMVTVVAPIAGPILGGWITDSYSWPWIFFINVPIGIFAVMVVRSQLAKRPVVTSRQPMDYVGLITLIIGVGALQVILDKGNDLDWFESNFIIIGAAISVVALAVFVIWEMTDQHPVVNLRLFAYRNFRIGTLVLVLGYAGFFGINLILPQWLQTQMGYTATWAGLAVAPIGILPVLLSPFVGKYAHKFDLRLLAGLAFLAIGLSCFMRAEFTNEVDFQSIALVQLFMGIGVALFFMPTLSILMSDLPPSQIADGAGLATFLRTLGGSFAASLTTWIWIRRANQHHAYMSESISTFEPATRETLHALGGASQPAYAQMDQILSSQAYMLSTVDYFTLLGWGFMGLILIVWLAKPPFAAKAGPAASGH; encoded by the coding sequence ATGAGCAATAACGCTTCTTTCACGCCGCCCAGCCTGTTGCTCAGCACCATTGGCTTGTCGCTGGCGACGTTCATGCAGGTGCTCGATACCACCATCGCCAACGTGGCGTTGCCGACGATTTCCGGCAACCTGGGGGTGAGTTCGGAGCAGGGCACCTGGGTGATCACTTCGTTCGCCGTGAGCAACGCCATCGCGCTGCCGCTGACCGGCTGGCTCAGCCGCCGTTTTGGCGAGGTGAAACTGTTTCTGTGGGCGACGATGCTGTTTGTGCTGGCGTCGTTTCTCTGTGGTATTTCCACCTCGATGCCCGAGCTGATCGGCTTCCGGGTCCTGCAAGGTCTGGTCGCCGGGCCGTTGTACCCGATGACCCAAACCCTGTTGATCGCGGTGTATCCGCCGGCGAAACGCGGGATGGCCCTGGCGTTATTGGCGATGGTCACGGTGGTCGCGCCGATTGCCGGGCCGATTCTTGGGGGCTGGATCACCGACAGTTACAGCTGGCCGTGGATCTTCTTCATCAACGTGCCGATCGGGATTTTTGCGGTAATGGTAGTGCGTTCGCAACTGGCCAAGCGGCCGGTGGTCACCAGCCGCCAGCCGATGGACTACGTCGGGCTGATCACGTTGATCATCGGTGTCGGCGCGTTGCAGGTGATCCTCGACAAGGGCAATGACCTGGACTGGTTCGAGTCGAACTTCATCATCATCGGCGCGGCGATTTCCGTGGTCGCGCTGGCAGTGTTCGTGATCTGGGAAATGACTGACCAGCATCCGGTGGTCAACCTGCGCCTGTTCGCCTATCGCAACTTCCGCATCGGCACGCTGGTGCTGGTCTTGGGTTACGCCGGCTTCTTCGGCATCAACCTGATCCTGCCGCAATGGCTGCAGACGCAAATGGGCTACACCGCGACCTGGGCCGGTCTGGCCGTGGCGCCGATCGGCATTCTGCCGGTGCTGCTGTCGCCGTTTGTCGGCAAGTATGCGCACAAGTTCGACTTGCGACTGCTCGCCGGGCTGGCGTTTCTGGCGATCGGCCTGAGTTGCTTCATGCGCGCAGAGTTCACCAATGAGGTCGACTTCCAGTCCATCGCTCTGGTGCAGTTGTTCATGGGTATTGGCGTGGCGCTGTTCTTCATGCCGACGCTGAGCATCCTGATGTCGGATCTGCCGCCGAGCCAGATTGCCGACGGGGCCGGTCTGGCGACCTTCCTGCGGACCTTGGGCGGCAGCTTTGCGGCTTCGCTGACTACGTGGATCTGGATTCGCCGGGCGAATCAGCATCATGCCTACATGAGCGAGAGCATCAGCACCTTCGAACCGGCCACGCGCGAGACCTTGCATGCGCTGGGCGGGGCGAGTCAGCCGGCGTATGCGCAGATGGATCAGATCCTGTCCAGTCAGGCGTACATGTTGTCGACCGTGGATTACTTCACGCTGCTGGGGTGGGGGTTTATGGGGTTGATTCTGATTGTGTGGCTGGCGAAACCGCCGTTTGCTGCCAAAGCAGGGCCTGCTGCTTCGGGGCATTAA
- the cysS gene encoding cysteine--tRNA ligase: MLTIYNTLTKSKEVFKPLNGNKVRMYVCGMTVYDYCHLGHGRSMVAFDLVTRWLRFSGYDLTYVRNITDIDDKIINRANENGESFEALTERMIAAMHEDEARLNIKKPDMEPRATDHIAGMHAMIQALIDKGYAYAPGNGDVYYRVAKFMGYGKLSRKKIEDLRIGARIEVDESKQDPLDFVLWKAAKPGEPSWESPWGAGRPGWHIECSVMSTCCLGETFDIHGGGSDLEFPHHENEIAQSEAATGKTYANAWMHCGMIRINGEKMSKSLNNFFTIRDVLEKYHPEVVRYLLVSSHYRSAINYSEDNLKDAKGALERFYHALKGLPNVAPAGGEAFVERFTAVMNDDFGTPEACAVLFEMVREINRLRESDLDAAAGLAARLKELASVLGVLQLEADDFLQAGAEGRVDAAEVDALIAARLAARAAKDWAESDRIRDQLTAMGVVLEDGKGGTTWRLAD; encoded by the coding sequence GTGCTGACTATCTACAACACGCTCACCAAGAGCAAAGAAGTCTTCAAGCCGCTGAATGGCAACAAGGTGCGCATGTATGTCTGCGGGATGACCGTGTACGACTACTGCCACCTCGGCCACGGCCGCAGCATGGTCGCGTTCGACCTCGTGACGCGCTGGCTGCGCTTCAGCGGCTACGACCTGACCTACGTGCGCAACATCACCGACATCGACGACAAGATCATCAACCGCGCCAACGAGAACGGTGAATCGTTCGAAGCGTTGACCGAACGCATGATCGCCGCGATGCACGAAGACGAAGCGCGCCTGAACATCAAGAAGCCGGACATGGAGCCGCGCGCCACCGATCACATCGCTGGCATGCACGCGATGATCCAGGCGCTGATCGACAAGGGTTACGCCTACGCGCCGGGCAATGGCGACGTGTACTACCGCGTCGCCAAATTCATGGGCTACGGCAAGCTGTCGCGCAAGAAAATCGAAGACCTGCGCATCGGCGCACGCATCGAAGTCGACGAGTCGAAACAGGACCCGCTCGACTTCGTCCTGTGGAAAGCCGCCAAGCCGGGCGAGCCGAGCTGGGAATCGCCGTGGGGCGCCGGGCGTCCGGGCTGGCACATCGAGTGCTCGGTGATGTCGACCTGCTGCCTGGGCGAGACTTTTGACATTCATGGCGGCGGCAGCGACCTCGAGTTCCCGCACCATGAAAACGAAATCGCCCAGAGCGAAGCGGCCACCGGCAAGACCTACGCCAACGCGTGGATGCATTGCGGGATGATCCGTATCAATGGCGAGAAGATGTCCAAGTCGTTGAACAACTTCTTCACCATCCGCGACGTACTGGAAAAGTATCACCCGGAAGTCGTGCGTTACCTGCTGGTGTCGAGCCACTACCGCAGCGCGATCAACTATTCGGAAGACAACCTCAAGGACGCCAAAGGCGCACTGGAGCGTTTCTATCACGCGTTGAAAGGCCTGCCGAACGTGGCGCCGGCCGGCGGCGAAGCCTTCGTCGAGCGTTTCACTGCGGTGATGAACGACGACTTCGGCACGCCGGAAGCCTGCGCTGTGCTGTTCGAGATGGTGCGTGAGATCAACCGCCTGCGTGAGAGCGATCTCGATGCAGCGGCCGGTCTGGCGGCGCGTCTCAAAGAGCTGGCGAGTGTGCTGGGTGTGTTGCAGCTCGAAGCCGATGACTTCCTGCAGGCGGGCGCCGAAGGGCGTGTCGATGCGGCTGAGGTGGATGCGCTGATTGCTGCGCGTCTGGCGGCTCGGGCTGCGAAGGACTGGGCCGAGTCGGACCGGATTCGTGATCAGCTCACGGCGATGGGTGTGGTGCTGGAAGATGGCAAGGGGGGCACGACCTGGCGGTTGGCTGACTGA
- a CDS encoding ABC transporter ATP-binding protein → MSLTLEHVSRTVEGQIWIDDACLKFEPGSFNVLLGRTLSGKTSLMRLMAGLDKPDSGRILMNGVDVTQRPVRLRNVSMVYQQFINYPTMTVFENIASPLRQAGVSKDIIHSKVQETAKMLRIEKFLQRYPLELSGGQQQRTAMARALVKDAELILFDEPLVNLDYKLREELRQEMRELFKARHTIAIYATTEPNEALALGGTTTILHEGRVIQSGPSTSVYHQPQTVLAAELFSEPPINLMPGRIAGNEVSFANFVHFPLNVDLRPVGEGEYRFGVRPSHISLVPSNDDDLELAVTVEVAEISGSETFLHVRNEHFLLVLHLPGVHEYDVDAPIRIYIPTHKLFVFDAQGRLVQAPGRRVARVA, encoded by the coding sequence ATGTCACTCACCCTGGAGCACGTCAGCCGTACCGTCGAGGGCCAGATCTGGATCGACGATGCGTGCCTGAAATTCGAACCCGGTTCCTTCAACGTTTTGCTCGGCCGCACGCTGTCCGGCAAAACGAGTTTGATGCGTTTGATGGCCGGGCTGGACAAGCCCGACAGCGGGCGCATCCTGATGAACGGCGTCGACGTTACCCAACGCCCGGTGCGTCTGCGCAACGTGTCGATGGTCTATCAGCAGTTCATCAATTACCCGACCATGACGGTGTTCGAGAACATCGCCTCGCCGTTGCGCCAGGCTGGTGTGTCCAAAGACATCATTCACAGCAAAGTGCAGGAAACCGCGAAGATGCTGCGCATCGAGAAGTTTCTGCAGCGCTATCCGCTGGAGCTGTCCGGCGGTCAGCAACAGCGCACGGCCATGGCTCGCGCCTTGGTCAAGGATGCTGAACTGATTCTGTTCGACGAGCCGCTGGTCAACCTCGATTACAAACTGCGCGAAGAGCTGCGCCAGGAAATGCGCGAGCTGTTCAAGGCTCGGCACACCATCGCCATCTACGCCACCACCGAGCCCAACGAAGCGTTGGCGCTAGGCGGCACCACGACGATTTTGCACGAAGGCCGGGTGATTCAGAGCGGCCCTTCGACCTCGGTGTATCACCAGCCGCAAACCGTGCTGGCCGCCGAGTTGTTCTCCGAACCGCCGATCAACCTGATGCCCGGGCGCATTGCCGGCAACGAAGTCAGCTTCGCCAATTTCGTCCACTTCCCGTTGAACGTTGATCTGCGGCCGGTGGGCGAGGGCGAATACCGTTTCGGCGTGCGCCCCAGCCATATCTCGCTGGTGCCGAGCAACGACGATGACCTGGAACTGGCGGTGACCGTCGAAGTGGCCGAGATCAGTGGCTCGGAAACCTTCCTGCATGTGCGCAACGAGCATTTCCTGCTGGTGCTGCACCTGCCGGGGGTTCACGAATACGACGTCGATGCGCCGATCCGCATTTATATCCCGACCCACAAACTGTTCGTTTTCGATGCGCAGGGCCGTCTGGTGCAAGCACCGGGCCGGCGTGTCGCGAGGGTTGCCTGA
- a CDS encoding HlyD family secretion protein gives MATAENTQAQDNTPDTGNPRKRKVMLLALAVVVLLAIAGVWAYHEFIGRWNESTDDAYVNGNVVEITPLVTGTVVSIGADDGDLVQEGQVLVNFDPNDAEVGLQSAKAKLARTVRQVRGLYSNVDGMKAQVNAQQAEVQKAQDNYNRRKNLAQGGAISQEELSHARDDLTSAQNALANARQQLKTTSALVDDTVVSSHPDVMSAAADLRQAYLTNARSTLIAPVTGYVAKRTVQLGQRVQPGTALMAVIPLNQLWIDANFKETQLRDMRIGQPVDIEADLYGSDVKYSGTVDSLGAGTGSAFALLPAQNATGNWIKIVQRVPVRIHINAEELAKHPLRVGLSTNVEVNLHDQSGPVLAQQPPQKASFSTNVYERQLAEADAMIAQLIHDNSAAASKTAQR, from the coding sequence ATGGCCACTGCCGAAAACACTCAAGCTCAAGACAACACCCCGGACACCGGCAACCCGCGCAAACGCAAGGTGATGCTGCTGGCCCTGGCCGTGGTCGTCCTGCTCGCCATTGCTGGCGTGTGGGCGTATCACGAATTCATCGGGCGCTGGAACGAAAGCACCGACGACGCCTACGTTAACGGCAATGTTGTGGAAATCACGCCGCTGGTAACCGGCACTGTGGTCAGCATCGGCGCCGACGACGGCGATCTGGTCCAGGAAGGCCAGGTGCTGGTCAACTTCGACCCCAACGACGCTGAAGTCGGCCTGCAAAGTGCCAAGGCCAAACTGGCGCGCACCGTGCGTCAGGTGCGCGGCTTGTACAGCAACGTCGACGGCATGAAAGCCCAGGTCAACGCGCAGCAGGCCGAAGTGCAGAAAGCGCAGGACAACTACAACCGCCGCAAGAATCTGGCGCAGGGCGGGGCTATTTCCCAGGAAGAACTGTCCCACGCTCGCGACGACCTGACCTCGGCGCAGAACGCTTTGGCCAATGCCAGGCAGCAACTGAAAACCACCAGCGCACTGGTCGATGACACGGTAGTGTCCTCGCACCCGGACGTGATGTCGGCGGCGGCGGATCTGCGTCAGGCTTACCTGACCAATGCGCGCAGCACCTTGATCGCCCCGGTGACCGGTTACGTGGCCAAGCGCACCGTGCAGCTCGGCCAGCGCGTACAGCCGGGCACCGCGCTGATGGCGGTGATCCCGCTCAATCAGCTGTGGATCGACGCCAACTTCAAGGAAACCCAACTGCGTGACATGCGCATCGGTCAGCCGGTGGACATCGAAGCCGACCTGTACGGCAGCGACGTCAAGTACAGCGGCACCGTCGACAGCCTCGGCGCCGGCACCGGCAGCGCGTTTGCCTTGCTGCCAGCGCAGAACGCCACCGGTAACTGGATCAAGATCGTCCAGCGGGTGCCGGTGCGCATTCACATCAATGCCGAAGAGCTGGCCAAACATCCGCTGCGGGTCGGTCTGTCGACCAATGTCGAAGTCAACCTGCACGACCAGAGTGGCCCGGTGCTGGCGCAGCAGCCGCCGCAAAAAGCCTCGTTCAGCACCAATGTGTATGAGCGCCAACTGGCCGAGGCCGACGCAATGATTGCCCAGCTGATCCACGACAACAGTGCCGCGGCGAGCAAGACCGCACAGCGCTGA
- a CDS encoding peptidylprolyl isomerase has translation MTQVKLTTNHGDIVIELNAEKAPITVANFIEYVNAGHYTNTVFHRVIGNFMIQGGGFEPGMKEKKDKRSSIQNEADNGLSNDKYTVAMARTMEPHSASAQFFINVADNTFLNHSGKNVQGWGYAVFGKVTAGTDVVDKIKGVSTTSKAGHQDVPADDVIIEKAEIIE, from the coding sequence ATGACTCAAGTCAAACTGACCACCAACCATGGCGACATCGTCATCGAACTGAACGCTGAAAAGGCGCCGATCACCGTCGCCAACTTCATCGAATACGTTAACGCCGGTCACTACACCAACACCGTGTTCCACCGCGTCATCGGTAACTTCATGATCCAGGGCGGCGGTTTCGAGCCAGGCATGAAAGAGAAGAAAGACAAGCGTTCAAGCATCCAGAACGAAGCGGACAACGGTCTTTCCAACGACAAGTACACCGTCGCCATGGCCCGCACCATGGAGCCGCATTCGGCTTCGGCACAGTTCTTCATCAACGTAGCCGACAACACCTTCCTCAACCACAGCGGCAAGAACGTGCAGGGCTGGGGCTACGCGGTATTCGGTAAAGTCACCGCCGGCACCGACGTTGTCGACAAGATCAAAGGCGTGTCGACCACTTCCAAGGCCGGCCACCAGGACGTACCCGCAGACGACGTGATCATCGAGAAAGCCGAGATCATTGAGTGA
- a CDS encoding glutamine--tRNA ligase/YqeY domain fusion protein — protein MSKPTVDPTSNAKSGPAVPVNFLRPIIQADLDSGKHTQIVTRFPPEPNGYLHIGHAKSICVNFGLAQEFGGVTHLRFDDTNPAKEDQEYIDAIESDVKWLGFEWSGEVRYASQYFDQLHDWAVELIKAGKAYVDDLTPEQAKEYRGSLTEPGRNSPFRDRSVEENLDLFARMKAGEFPDGARVLRAKIDMASPNMNLRDPIMYRIRHAHHHQTGDKWCIYPNYDFTHGQSDAIEGITHSICTLEFESHRPLYEWFLEHLPVPAQPRQYEFSRLNLNYTITSKRKLKQLVDEKHVNGWDDPRMSTLSGFRRRGYTPKSIRNFCEMIGTNRSDGVVDFGMLEFSIRDDLDQSAPRAMCVLRPLKVVITNYPEGQVENLELPRHPKEDMGVRALPFAREIYIDRDDFMEEPPKGYKRLEPAGEVRLRGSYVIRADEAIKDADGNIVELRCSYDPETLGKNPEGRKVKGVIHWVPAAASVECEVRLYDRLFRSPNPEKAEDSASFLDNINPDSLQVLTGCRAEPSLGNAQPEDRFQFEREGYFVADLKDSKPGQPVFNRTVTLRDSWGQ, from the coding sequence ATGAGCAAGCCCACTGTCGACCCTACCTCGAATGCCAAGTCCGGCCCTGCCGTGCCGGTCAATTTCCTGCGGCCGATCATCCAGGCAGACCTGGACTCGGGCAAGCACACCCAGATCGTCACGCGTTTTCCGCCTGAGCCCAACGGCTACCTGCACATCGGCCACGCCAAGTCGATCTGCGTGAACTTCGGCCTGGCCCAGGAGTTCGGCGGCGTCACGCACCTGCGTTTCGACGACACCAACCCGGCCAAGGAAGACCAGGAATACATCGACGCGATCGAAAGCGACGTCAAATGGCTGGGCTTCGAGTGGTCCGGTGAAGTGCGCTACGCCTCGCAGTATTTCGACCAGTTGCACGACTGGGCGGTCGAGCTGATCAAGGCCGGCAAGGCCTACGTCGACGACCTGACCCCCGAGCAGGCCAAGGAATACCGCGGCAGCCTGACCGAACCGGGCAGGAACAGCCCGTTCCGCGACCGCTCGGTAGAGGAAAACCTCGACCTGTTCGCGCGCATGAAGGCCGGTGAATTCCCCGACGGCGCACGCGTGCTGCGGGCGAAGATCGACATGGCCTCGCCGAACATGAACCTGCGCGACCCGATCATGTACCGCATCCGTCACGCCCATCACCACCAGACCGGCGACAAGTGGTGCATCTACCCGAACTACGACTTCACCCACGGTCAGTCGGACGCCATCGAAGGCATCACCCACTCGATCTGCACTCTGGAGTTCGAAAGCCATCGTCCGCTGTACGAGTGGTTCCTCGAGCACCTGCCGGTGCCGGCGCAGCCGCGTCAGTACGAGTTCAGCCGCCTGAATCTCAACTACACCATCACCAGCAAGCGCAAGCTCAAGCAACTGGTCGATGAAAAGCACGTCAACGGCTGGGACGACCCGCGCATGTCCACGCTGTCGGGCTTCCGCCGCCGTGGCTACACGCCGAAATCGATCCGCAACTTCTGCGAAATGATCGGCACCAACCGTTCTGACGGCGTGGTCGACTTCGGCATGCTCGAATTCAGCATCCGCGACGACCTCGACCAGAGCGCACCGCGCGCCATGTGCGTGCTGCGTCCGCTGAAAGTGGTCATTACCAACTACCCGGAAGGCCAGGTCGAGAACCTCGAACTGCCACGCCACCCGAAAGAAGACATGGGCGTGCGCGCCTTGCCGTTCGCCCGGGAAATCTACATCGACCGTGACGACTTCATGGAAGAGCCGCCAAAAGGCTACAAGCGCCTGGAACCGGCCGGTGAAGTGCGTCTGCGCGGCAGCTACGTGATCCGTGCCGACGAAGCGATCAAGGACGCCGATGGCAACATCGTCGAACTGCGTTGCTCGTACGACCCGGAAACCCTCGGCAAGAACCCGGAAGGGCGCAAGGTCAAAGGCGTCATCCACTGGGTGCCGGCCGCCGCCAGCGTCGAGTGCGAAGTGCGTCTGTACGATCGCCTGTTCCGCTCGCCGAACCCGGAGAAGGCCGAAGACAGCGCGAGTTTCCTCGACAACATCAACCCTGACTCACTGCAAGTGCTGACCGGTTGTCGCGCCGAGCCATCGCTCGGCAATGCACAGCCGGAAGACCGTTTCCAGTTCGAACGCGAAGGCTACTTCGTCGCGGATCTGAAGGACTCGAAACCCGGTCAGCCGGTATTCAACCGTACCGTGACCCTGCGTGATTCGTGGGGCCAGTGA
- a CDS encoding sigma-54-dependent Fis family transcriptional regulator: protein MAAPASPLSHDAIVQTSWQRCRAFGLDHQSTPAFDQLPAAGIAQLLDSHHSLVQTTHQEVLPYYENILSNSNCLIMLADNQGQVLTSWGTQRFIEPNLARGFQAGASWMERCSGTNAIGTALACEQAVHIEHDEHFLKANRFMTGSAAPIFDAERKVIAVLDVSSDSYLPPSHTLGMVKMMSQTVENRLILNLFHGQHFQLTFNTGLNNLDSQWAGLLIFDESGQVLSANRRADNLLGVRLSRVSVESLFKVSLLELINQPDGLPFALQTSGRNRFQCLLKRPKQPAVQARVFVTEEKPAPSSAISLNSLHLGDSRVEKAVRQAERLLEKDIPLLIHGETGVGKEVFVKALHQASSRSKQAFIAVNCAAIPAELVESELFGYEKGAFTGANQKGSIGLIRKADKGTLFLDEIGDMPLPTQARLLRVLQERCVQPVGSSELFPVDLRIISATNRSLREQVQLGRFREDLYYRIGGLTLELPPLRERSDKQALFKRLWEQHREPTQWAGLSSEVLELFERHPWPGNLRQVSSVMQVALAMAEEQPVRPEHLPDDFFVDLEMEPVEMAAPLGLDLNDVEALNRELKAAGGNISHLARRLGVSRNTLYKRLRQTGE from the coding sequence ATGGCCGCACCTGCTTCGCCGCTGTCCCACGATGCGATCGTCCAGACCTCCTGGCAACGTTGTCGCGCGTTCGGTCTCGACCATCAGAGCACCCCTGCCTTCGATCAACTGCCCGCCGCTGGCATTGCGCAATTGCTCGACAGTCATCATTCACTGGTACAGACCACGCATCAGGAAGTTCTGCCCTATTACGAAAACATCCTTAGCAATTCCAACTGCCTGATCATGCTCGCCGACAATCAGGGCCAGGTGCTGACCTCGTGGGGCACCCAGCGTTTTATCGAACCGAACCTGGCGCGCGGCTTTCAGGCCGGGGCGAGCTGGATGGAGCGCTGCAGCGGCACCAATGCGATCGGCACCGCGCTGGCCTGCGAACAGGCGGTGCACATTGAACACGATGAACACTTTCTCAAGGCCAACCGCTTCATGACGGGTTCCGCCGCGCCGATTTTCGACGCCGAGCGCAAGGTCATCGCCGTGCTCGACGTGTCCAGCGACAGCTACCTGCCGCCCTCGCACACCTTGGGCATGGTCAAGATGATGAGCCAGACCGTGGAGAACCGGCTGATCCTCAACCTGTTCCACGGTCAGCACTTTCAACTCACCTTCAACACCGGGTTGAACAACCTCGACAGTCAGTGGGCCGGGTTGTTGATCTTCGATGAGAGCGGTCAGGTCCTGTCGGCCAATCGCCGCGCGGACAATTTGCTCGGGGTGCGCTTGTCGCGGGTCAGTGTGGAAAGCCTGTTCAAGGTCTCGCTGCTGGAGTTGATCAATCAGCCGGACGGTTTGCCATTCGCCTTGCAGACTTCCGGGCGCAACCGTTTTCAGTGTCTGTTGAAACGGCCGAAACAGCCAGCGGTTCAAGCCCGGGTATTTGTGACGGAAGAAAAGCCCGCGCCATCCAGCGCGATCAGCCTCAACAGCCTGCATTTGGGCGATAGCCGCGTGGAAAAAGCCGTGCGTCAGGCCGAACGCCTGCTGGAAAAAGACATTCCGCTGCTGATCCACGGCGAGACCGGCGTCGGCAAAGAGGTGTTCGTTAAAGCCCTGCATCAGGCCAGCTCGCGCAGTAAACAGGCGTTCATCGCGGTGAACTGCGCAGCGATCCCCGCCGAACTGGTTGAGTCCGAGCTATTCGGTTATGAGAAAGGCGCGTTCACCGGCGCCAACCAGAAAGGCAGCATCGGCCTGATTCGCAAGGCGGACAAGGGCACACTGTTTCTCGATGAAATCGGCGATATGCCGTTGCCGACCCAGGCGCGCTTGTTGAGGGTGTTGCAGGAGCGCTGCGTGCAGCCGGTAGGCAGCAGCGAGTTGTTCCCGGTGGACCTGCGGATCATCTCGGCGACCAACCGTTCGTTGCGCGAACAGGTGCAGTTGGGCCGGTTTCGTGAGGATTTGTATTACCGCATTGGCGGGCTGACCCTGGAACTGCCACCGCTGCGTGAGCGCAGTGATAAACAGGCGTTGTTCAAGCGGCTGTGGGAACAGCATCGTGAGCCGACGCAGTGGGCGGGTTTGAGCTCAGAGGTGCTGGAATTATTCGAACGGCATCCGTGGCCGGGGAATTTGCGTCAGGTCAGCAGCGTGATGCAGGTGGCGCTGGCCATGGCCGAGGAGCAACCGGTGCGGCCGGAGCATTTGCCGGATGATTTTTTTGTCGATCTGGAAATGGAGCCGGTGGAGATGGCGGCGCCGTTGGGGCTGGATTTGAATGATGTTGAAGCGTTGAACCGCGAGTTGAAGGCGGCCGGGGGGAATATTTCGCACCTGGCGCGGCGGTTGGGGGTGAGTCGGAATACGCTTTACAAGCGGTTGCGGCAGACTGGCGAGTGA
- the lpxH gene encoding UDP-2,3-diacylglucosamine diphosphatase, which yields MILLISDLHLEEERPDITRAFLDLLAGRARSASALYILGDFFEAWIGDDAMTPFQRSICQALRNLSDSGTAIFLMHGNRDFMLGKAFCKQAGCTLLKDPSVVQFYGEPVLLMHGDSLCTRDIGYMKLRRYLRNPITLFILRNLPLRTRHKLARKLRSESRAQTRMKANDIVDVTPEEIPRIMQQFGVNTLIHGHTHRPAIHKLQLGEQAAKRIVLGDWDRQGWALQVDESGYALAPFDFAPPPALPHG from the coding sequence GTGATATTGCTGATTTCAGACTTGCATCTGGAAGAGGAGCGCCCGGACATTACCCGGGCGTTTCTGGATTTGCTCGCCGGACGCGCCCGCTCGGCGAGTGCCTTGTACATCCTCGGCGACTTCTTCGAGGCGTGGATCGGCGACGACGCCATGACACCCTTCCAGCGTTCCATCTGCCAGGCCCTGCGCAACTTGAGCGACAGCGGCACGGCCATTTTCCTCATGCACGGCAATCGCGACTTCATGCTCGGCAAGGCCTTTTGCAAACAGGCCGGCTGCACGCTGTTGAAGGACCCGAGTGTCGTGCAGTTCTACGGCGAGCCGGTGCTGCTGATGCACGGCGACAGCCTGTGCACCCGCGACATCGGCTACATGAAGCTGCGCCGCTACCTGCGCAATCCGATCACCCTGTTCATCCTGCGCAATCTGCCGCTGCGCACGCGCCATAAACTGGCGCGCAAGCTGCGCAGCGAAAGCCGTGCGCAGACGCGGATGAAGGCCAATGACATTGTTGATGTCACGCCGGAAGAGATTCCGCGGATCATGCAGCAATTCGGCGTGAACACCCTGATCCACGGCCACACCCACCGCCCCGCCATCCACAAGCTGCAACTCGGTGAGCAAGCAGCGAAGCGCATTGTGCTGGGGGATTGGGATCGTCAGGGCTGGGCGTTGCAGGTCGATGAGAGCGGGTATGCGTTGGCACCGTTCGACTTCGCCCCGCCACCAGCATTGCCGCACGGCTGA